The Halorhabdus rudnickae sequence ACGTTCTTCACGGGACTCCTCTTCGTCGCCAACGGAATCGGGCGCCAAGACGTACGTCGACTCGTCCGGGGAATCGGGGAAGCAAATCTCAAGGTCGACGAGATCGAGTCGGTACAGTCTGCCGAGTCTTGGTACGCGGCTGTCGAAGCGGCATTGCGCGAACGACACGAAGACTTAGAGGAGACTCGAAACCGACTGGCTGAACTCGGTGATCTGGAGGAACGTCGGCAAGAACTCCGTGAACAGATCCGTTCGGATACGGAAGAGTACCTCAAGATCACCAACGACGAAGACGTTCAACACTGCCCAGCCTGTTACGTCGAACAGTCTGCCGAGGACATCCGGACACGCAAGGAGCCCGAGCACACACACGACGCGGGCGGCGTTCCGGAGAATCTCATCGAGTCGCTAGAGAATATTGAGCAGGCACTGGAGGTAATCGAGAATTCCGACCTGAGGGCTATCGACGATGACATTCGTCGGTATGACGACAACCTGTGTGGCCTCGACGACATTTCGCAGCTGTTCGGTCTCGTGGCGGACGGTAAGGAGGAGTTTCTGTCCTCCGATGTGACTCTTGAGATGGTGGCGGGGGTCGCCAGGCTAGGACAGAGTCAGACTGTTCACAATCGGTCAGCCGATGCAGTGCTATCGACGATGATGGAGAAGATCGAGGGCGACATCGAAGAGCAGACCTCAAAGATATGTGAATTCGATCCCAGCACAGAGGTATGGCGACAAATCGACGACTACGAGGACCGACTGTCAGCCGTTCAGCGGGGACTCGACGTACTAGATGATCAGTGGCCGGAAGAGCTGCTCGACACCAGTCTCGCGGTCGATTCCGACCGTCGGATGCTCAAGTTCGCAGTTGAAGAGGCAGCGGATGGGGCCGTGTCGAAGCCTGCCTCGAAGTTGTCGACCGAAATCGACACAAAGACGGACGAGATCGACCGTCTGAAAGATCATATAGAGCAGCTGGAAGAGGCCCGCGATCACCTCAGAGGGACGTTCGAAGGTGTTGAGGAAAGTCTCGACGAGGTGCTCGGAGAGTACACAGAGATTGTCACGACACTGTTCAAAGTGTTCCAGCGACCCTACGAGTTCAAGCGCGTAGAACTTACCGACGACAACGAGGAACTCCAAGTCATCCGGCGAGAAGGTGAGAAAGTGGCAGGAATCGATGAAATGAGTTCCGGCCAGCGGACGGCGCTCGTGCTGGCAATCTTCGTCACGAATAATCTCGCTCACGACTCTGCGCCACCGCTGATGCTACTAGACGAGCCGTTCGCGCACTTAGACGAACTCAATACGCTGTCATTTTTCAATCTCGTGATTGAGCTTGCGGTCCGAGGAGACCGACAGATCATATTCTCTACCGCGAACGACAATCTCGCCTCGCTTCTAGAGCGCAAGGTTGGCGAGACCGAGTCTTTCAAGCGGATCAATCTGGAGAGCCGTCCGAGTTAGGTGTGGAGCCTCGCTGATAGCCAGCAGATTGCAGAAATTCACGAATATGCTCAACCCCCTGCTTCCCCTCAGAAGAGCTCGCGCCGAGTAGTTCTTCAACCACCTGCTCTCCATCCTCGCAGAGAGTGATTGATTCGCTGAAGAGAGTATCCTCAAGGGGATGTCGTCGCTCATCGACAAGGATCGGCTGCCGACCACCTTGGTACTGGTATCGATAGAGGGTGATCGTACGGACGGTATCATCGTCGACGAAGAAGCGTGTTTGTTCACGTTTGCTGGCGACTGCGAGCTTCCCGCTTTCGAGATCTTTAGCGAACTCTTCATAGTTGTGGAACTCAGCAGGAACCGGTCCATCGATGACGTGGGTGATAATACCCGGCCAAGTGAAACCGTAGACACGTTCAAAGAAGTTGACAGCATTGTCGTCGGGAGGATCAAACATCAGGAGAAGATCACCAAGCTGGAGTTCAGTACCGTCTACGCTGATATGCGACGAATAGGGATATGCTTCGCCGTCGTCAAGGACTTCAATGTCCGGCTTCGGCATACTGTTCGTGTCTAAACGAAGCTACATAGAGCTGGCTAAAAGGCACATAAATTAGAGATGGGACGATACAGAGGGACAATACTACCGTTTATTCATAGGATGGTCATGGAAAAGTCATTTTAACATACCAAATCACTAAGTCAACTGTCTGTATACATCGTGATAAGCTACTGTGCGCGAAGCCCAGTGGACCGGACATTTCGTGATACAATTATGCCGATGATACGGGTACAGGACTGGACGAAAGAACAGCTAGAGGAGATCAAGGACGAAGAAGACCACACGTCCCTCGATTCAGTAATCAAGACGCTCCTTAAAGAACGCGCCAACGAAACCACATTTACCAACGAATGAGCGATACGCCCACAACCACTGGCACGACGAATCGGACGCCGAGTATTTTCGACACCTGTGAACCTCGTCAGGACGTTCTCACCGGAGAACTTGCCGAGGACCAATTCGCAGCCAGTCTCGCGGACGTCGCCCACAGCGACGACGCTCCTGATGTCTACGCTGACCCTCGGCTCTTCTTCGAGAAAACCTACCCCACTAGCGGTCTACAGGAGCTTCTCACACGTCTCGCAACCCGTTTCATCGGCGCGCATAACGACGACTATACCGGCACCAACGGGATTCTCCGGCTCGATACCAGCTTCGGCGGCGGGAAAACCCACAACCAAATCGCCGCATATCACCTCGCAGAATCGCCGAGTGCCGTCCCCGATCTGTCTGACTTCATCCTCGACCAGGACATCGCTGACGAGTATACTGACGCCGCTGCACTCGGTCTCGACGTCAACTCGGCTGTCTTTGTGGGTACACACGTCGACGCCGAGGACGCCCGCTCGAACTACGACGACCCTGACGCCCCTGCGACGAAGACGATGTGGGGCGAAATGGCGTACCAGCTTTTCGGACGGGAAGGCTACGAGTTCCTGCGCGAAAACGACGAGAACCGAACGCCCCCGGGAACTACCAAACTCGAGCGTCTCTTCGAGCGGAACGACAATCCGTCGCTCATCCTTATCGACGAGATCGCCGCATATCTCGAGCAAGCTGCCGCTGTCGAAATCGGAGATTCGACTCTCGCAAAGCAGACGAATACCTTCCTGATGTCGCTGCTGTCCGCGACACAGAACAACGACAAGGTTACTGTTGTCCTCAGTATCGCGGATACCGCCTTCGCCGACCAAGCCGAAGACGTCCGCGGTCTCGTCTCCGAGACCATCTCTGAGTTCAACAGTATCAGCGACCGTGTCGAGAGCTCCATCACACCGACGGAGGACAACGAAATTGCAGCTGTCCTACGACACCGCTTGTTCGAGAGGGTCGCAGAAGATGGGCGCGATGCGACCGTAGATGCCTATATGTCCCTCTATACGGGTGATCGTGACTCCTTCCCCGATAGTGCGACAAACCCGGAGCATCGAGACCGCCTCGAAGACAGCTATCCGATTCATCCGACGGTCATCGATACACTCACAGAGGAACTGGATTCCCTCCCGTCGTTCCAGCGCACTCGTGGCGCGCTTAAACTCCTCTCTCGCGCCGTCTATCGCCTCTGGCAGCACCAGAGCGACTACCAAGAACGTCACTTCGTCCGTCTATTTGATATGCATCCCTCCGATGGGGACGTTCGTTCGACCCTTCTCCGACTATTCTCGTCGGTTGACATGGACTTCGAGGCCGCAATCAAAGCCGACATCTTCTCGGAAGATGGCACGGCAAACGCAGAGGAAGAGGACCGGAATTGGGTCAAGAACGGACACCCCCCACTCGGAACACATCTGACGACGGCAATCCTCTGGAAAAGCATCGTAAAGGGGGCCGACGGTCGCGGCACTACACGCCGGCCTCTTCGGCACGCGATTGCCAACACCGAGGTCGAGTTGGCGCACTACGACGATGCGCTGAATAACCTTCTTGGAGAGGGGCGCCGGTCTGCGTGTTTCTACCTGCACGGAGACAGCGGTGAGAAAATACAGTTCAAGTCAGAGCCGAACCTCACGAAACTCATCGATTCCGTCGTCGAACAGCTGCAAGACGGGCTCGCTCGCCGGCATCTCGAAGAAGCCCTCGACGAAGCGCTCGGTCAGGGTAGTCTGAGCGTGATTGTCGGTCCGGAGGAGCCGCACGAGATTCCGGATACAGCCGACGAAGCGCATCTGTGCGTGATGGACTTCGATACGGTCACCATCACGGACTACGAGACCGTCCCTGAGGCAATCCAAACGCTGTTCAAGAATACAGCATCGTCGAGCGGAGGGCAGAAGACGCCACGGGTGTTCAAGAACAACGTCGTCTTCCTCGCAGCGAGCGCGAACGACGTGACTGACGCAAAGCGGACCGCAGAGCGCGTTGCCGCCATCAAACACATCCAGAATAATCTCGACGACCAGTACGAACTCAACACTGAACAGCAAGACAAGCTCGAAGAGCGTCTCCATAGCGCAAAGGGCACGCTCGATCAGGACATCAAAAAGGCGTATACGCATCTTTACTTCCCGACCGAAAGTGGACTCGGCCATCGGAATGTTACCACCGACAGCACCATCCATCAGAGTGTCATCGAGAAGCTCGATGAAGCAGGTGCGATCATCCCCGAAGGAGAGGACGCCTACGGTGTTGATTGGTTTGAGGCGACGATCTGGAACGTCGGTTCGGCCTCAATGAC is a genomic window containing:
- a CDS encoding ATP-binding protein — its product is MSDTPTTTGTTNRTPSIFDTCEPRQDVLTGELAEDQFAASLADVAHSDDAPDVYADPRLFFEKTYPTSGLQELLTRLATRFIGAHNDDYTGTNGILRLDTSFGGGKTHNQIAAYHLAESPSAVPDLSDFILDQDIADEYTDAAALGLDVNSAVFVGTHVDAEDARSNYDDPDAPATKTMWGEMAYQLFGREGYEFLRENDENRTPPGTTKLERLFERNDNPSLILIDEIAAYLEQAAAVEIGDSTLAKQTNTFLMSLLSATQNNDKVTVVLSIADTAFADQAEDVRGLVSETISEFNSISDRVESSITPTEDNEIAAVLRHRLFERVAEDGRDATVDAYMSLYTGDRDSFPDSATNPEHRDRLEDSYPIHPTVIDTLTEELDSLPSFQRTRGALKLLSRAVYRLWQHQSDYQERHFVRLFDMHPSDGDVRSTLLRLFSSVDMDFEAAIKADIFSEDGTANAEEEDRNWVKNGHPPLGTHLTTAILWKSIVKGADGRGTTRRPLRHAIANTEVELAHYDDALNNLLGEGRRSACFYLHGDSGEKIQFKSEPNLTKLIDSVVEQLQDGLARRHLEEALDEALGQGSLSVIVGPEEPHEIPDTADEAHLCVMDFDTVTITDYETVPEAIQTLFKNTASSSGGQKTPRVFKNNVVFLAASANDVTDAKRTAERVAAIKHIQNNLDDQYELNTEQQDKLEERLHSAKGTLDQDIKKAYTHLYFPTESGLGHRNVTTDSTIHQSVIEKLDEAGAIIPEGEDAYGVDWFEATIWNVGSASMTTRAIEEQFGKRQDAEILLSPIPLRKTIAQLVREDGYAYWDEEQKTGYYTPETTLTSTDHELDDAKNLHAGLSYQDVKLSQSHTLYTSLDELVDDVGSEIDWEEPDEDEEQEDETTDDDDEPTGGGGGISGGDDEPEPFSKLIEVRTSEPAHVSRALQEMRADIADELTSAREEYGGHPDELTPIVECVWIHLDGADAWKGTWFTANKLSNSDDFADDTTMDFDYEANDGAESKSEFEVDFEGSPDVFANHLRFNMEPEDLANPDGGRTAEAEFAIDFKRDDDRIYGEMFDALDELLAVDNAFTVTMHTQIRVIESSEVTKV